From Opitutales bacterium, one genomic window encodes:
- a CDS encoding YggS family pyridoxal phosphate-dependent enzyme yields MIMYSEFEQNVAVIRERVATACADHGRSVESVSILPVTKTHPVDAALFAAQAGFVAVGENRVQEVLEKQPQATDVTLDWELIGHLQSNKAKTAVEHCARIQTVDSEKLLRRIDRLAVELGKRQRILIQVNAGEDLNKHGILCSEAPAILEIALGLEHISVEGLMTIAPLDEDLDVARACFDQLRITRDALAVQFGIPLNELSMGMTGDLEHAIAAGSTQIRVGSALYGKRG; encoded by the coding sequence ATGATCATGTATTCTGAATTTGAACAAAACGTCGCTGTTATCCGAGAACGGGTGGCTACAGCATGCGCCGATCACGGACGCAGTGTCGAGAGTGTGTCGATCCTGCCAGTCACTAAGACCCATCCTGTCGACGCGGCTTTGTTTGCTGCTCAGGCTGGATTTGTGGCGGTGGGCGAGAACCGAGTACAGGAAGTTTTGGAAAAACAGCCTCAAGCAACCGACGTCACCCTGGATTGGGAACTCATCGGGCACCTTCAATCCAATAAGGCCAAAACCGCTGTCGAACACTGCGCTCGTATCCAGACGGTCGACTCTGAGAAACTACTCCGCCGCATCGACCGCCTCGCAGTTGAGCTGGGAAAACGCCAACGCATCCTCATCCAAGTCAACGCCGGGGAAGATCTCAACAAACACGGTATCCTCTGTTCCGAGGCCCCAGCTATTTTAGAGATTGCCCTCGGGCTGGAGCACATCTCTGTCGAAGGTCTTATGACGATCGCTCCGCTTGATGAAGATCTCGATGTGGCCCGCGCTTGCTTTGATCAGCTCCGCATCACTCGCGATGCTCTGGCCGTTCAGTTCGGCATCCCCCTTAACGAACTCTCCATGGGAATGACCGGTGATCTCGAGCACGCTATCGCCGCCGGTAGCACCCAAATCCGCGTCGGCTCGGCGCTTTACGGGAAGCGTGGGTGA
- a CDS encoding error-prone DNA polymerase: MNYIELHARSAFSFLRGASQPDELAKRAAERGLPGMALCDRDGFYGAPRFHAAAEEVGVRPYVGTELTMEDDTVLPLLVQSRRGYRNLCKLISQSKLTAAKGESQITWNHLADFTEGLIALTGDRDGPLLQGWADDREAGMNAGLQRIRRIFPKDQVYVEIQRHQVRDEDLANRALKQIAEANQLPLLATNGVTYAQQDGRRIQDVFTCLRHHTHLDVAGRLLAENATRHIRSAQEMSAMFADLPDAVAESVRLAERLEFSLNDLGYEFPEFPVEAGDSMDAFLCRATYAGAQRRYGVITPGIKKQLDHELDLITRLGFSGYFLIVWDLVRYCQQENIMVQGRGSAANSAVCYSLGITACDPIGGKLLFERFLSEGRKSWPDIDLDLPSGDRRERVIQHVYERYGRTGAAMTANVITYKGRSAVRELGKVLHFPEELVGRFADLYASGDYPHTLELEEQLEQAGIRSDHPRAPALVTLYQQLYGLPRHLGQHSGGMVICQGQLDEVVPLENASMPGRSVVQWDKDDCDAMGIVKVDLLGLGMMAAIQDAITLTQERGHPVDLAQIPTDDPETYALMTRADTIGVFQIESRAQMATLPRMKPRTFYDLVIEVAIIRPGPIVGNLAHPYLERRAGRQDVSYIDARLEPVLERTLGVPLFQEQVLKMAMVMANFSGSQAERLRKALSFHRSDKLMDRVQDELRAALQKNEVAPNVIEEVVAAISSFALYGFPESHAISFATLAYGSAYLKTHYPAEFYTGLLNNQPMGFYSSATLIQDARRHGLRFRAPCAVNSTWETGIINNKTLQLGLCQLSGVSKKAIESLLRAREARPFENVADFCRRGRLCKDELRVLAESGALNQLSGDRRAALWQVESYSAAEDDLFALVAEESADYHASPLPEMGLMERVQADFASTGVTTGSHPMKRIRAALPQYIKTAAALAEVPNGTFVATAGAVICRQRPGTAKGVVFISLEDETGVSNSIVYPQLFEEKRILIKSEPFLLIHGVIQHADGTTHLKAKRILPLKADDLPAGASHDFR; encoded by the coding sequence ATGAACTACATCGAACTCCATGCCCGCAGTGCTTTTAGTTTTCTCCGAGGAGCATCGCAGCCGGATGAGCTGGCGAAGCGTGCTGCGGAACGCGGCTTGCCAGGAATGGCCCTGTGCGATCGCGATGGCTTCTATGGTGCGCCGCGTTTTCATGCCGCAGCGGAGGAAGTAGGGGTGCGCCCATACGTTGGCACGGAATTGACCATGGAGGATGACACCGTGTTGCCGCTATTGGTCCAGAGCCGCCGGGGTTACCGCAACCTCTGCAAACTCATTTCTCAGAGTAAATTGACGGCTGCCAAAGGCGAGAGCCAGATCACTTGGAATCACTTGGCCGACTTCACTGAGGGCCTGATTGCTCTCACCGGTGATCGGGATGGCCCCCTCCTTCAGGGTTGGGCGGATGACCGCGAAGCTGGCATGAACGCAGGGCTTCAACGCATCCGTCGCATCTTTCCGAAAGATCAAGTCTACGTCGAAATCCAACGACACCAAGTGCGCGATGAGGACTTAGCCAACCGCGCTCTTAAACAAATCGCTGAGGCAAACCAGCTTCCCCTCCTGGCGACGAATGGTGTGACCTATGCGCAGCAAGATGGGCGTCGTATCCAAGACGTATTTACTTGCCTGCGCCACCATACGCATCTCGACGTTGCCGGCCGCTTATTAGCTGAAAATGCCACGCGCCACATTCGCTCCGCTCAGGAGATGTCGGCGATGTTTGCTGACCTGCCCGATGCTGTAGCCGAGTCTGTCCGCCTAGCCGAGCGGCTTGAGTTTTCACTCAACGATCTGGGCTATGAATTTCCTGAGTTTCCGGTTGAAGCAGGAGACTCGATGGATGCGTTCCTCTGCCGCGCGACCTATGCCGGAGCACAGCGCCGTTACGGCGTGATAACCCCGGGTATCAAAAAGCAATTGGACCACGAACTCGATCTCATCACGCGGCTGGGTTTTAGTGGGTATTTCCTGATTGTTTGGGATCTCGTCCGTTACTGTCAGCAGGAGAATATAATGGTGCAGGGACGGGGGAGTGCTGCCAATAGTGCGGTCTGCTACAGCTTGGGCATCACTGCGTGCGATCCCATCGGCGGTAAGCTTCTCTTTGAGCGGTTTTTAAGTGAGGGTCGCAAATCTTGGCCCGATATCGACTTGGATCTACCGAGTGGCGATCGCCGCGAGCGAGTTATTCAGCACGTCTATGAGCGCTATGGTCGAACCGGAGCAGCCATGACAGCCAACGTGATCACTTACAAAGGACGCAGTGCTGTGCGCGAGTTGGGTAAAGTGCTTCACTTCCCTGAGGAGCTCGTGGGCCGCTTTGCTGATCTTTACGCCAGTGGTGATTATCCACACACGCTGGAACTCGAAGAGCAACTCGAACAGGCCGGCATCCGTAGTGACCACCCGCGTGCGCCAGCCCTTGTTACGCTTTACCAACAGCTTTACGGATTACCGCGCCATCTAGGCCAACACTCGGGTGGTATGGTGATCTGCCAAGGGCAACTCGACGAGGTAGTACCGTTGGAAAACGCCTCGATGCCAGGGCGCTCTGTCGTGCAGTGGGACAAAGACGACTGCGATGCCATGGGCATTGTAAAAGTCGACCTGCTCGGTCTCGGTATGATGGCTGCCATCCAAGATGCGATTACGCTCACTCAGGAGCGCGGGCACCCCGTGGATCTCGCTCAAATTCCCACCGACGATCCCGAGACCTACGCGCTCATGACACGTGCTGACACGATCGGTGTTTTTCAGATCGAGAGCCGTGCTCAAATGGCGACCTTGCCGCGTATGAAGCCGCGCACGTTTTACGACCTGGTCATCGAAGTCGCGATCATTCGCCCAGGGCCTATCGTCGGCAATCTGGCTCATCCCTACCTGGAGCGCCGTGCAGGACGGCAGGATGTGAGCTACATCGATGCACGCCTTGAACCTGTTCTGGAGCGTACGCTTGGCGTACCTCTTTTCCAAGAGCAGGTGCTCAAAATGGCCATGGTAATGGCTAATTTCTCAGGATCGCAGGCCGAGCGTCTGCGCAAAGCTTTGAGTTTTCATCGCTCGGATAAACTGATGGACCGCGTTCAAGATGAGCTTCGAGCAGCGTTACAAAAAAATGAGGTAGCGCCCAATGTCATTGAGGAAGTGGTCGCCGCTATTAGCTCCTTTGCCCTCTATGGTTTTCCCGAGTCACATGCTATTAGCTTTGCCACCTTGGCCTATGGAAGTGCCTACCTAAAGACGCATTACCCAGCTGAGTTTTACACAGGCCTGCTGAATAACCAACCCATGGGTTTTTATTCCTCGGCTACTTTAATCCAGGATGCGCGTCGTCACGGTTTGCGTTTTCGAGCCCCCTGTGCGGTGAACTCAACGTGGGAGACGGGCATCATAAATAACAAAACGCTGCAACTTGGCTTGTGTCAGCTCAGTGGCGTTTCGAAAAAGGCTATCGAATCTCTCTTGCGAGCACGCGAAGCACGGCCTTTCGAGAACGTTGCAGACTTCTGTCGCCGTGGTCGCTTGTGCAAAGACGAATTGCGCGTCCTTGCCGAATCCGGGGCGCTCAATCAACTCTCTGGTGATCGCCGCGCTGCCCTTTGGCAAGTCGAGTCATATAGCGCAGCTGAGGATGATCTCTTTGCCCTGGTTGCTGAAGAATCTGCTGACTATCATGCCAGCCCTCTCCCTGAGATGGGTCTCATGGAGCGTGTTCAGGCTGATTTTGCATCTACTGGAGTGACGACGGGTAGCCATCCTATGAAGCGCATCCGAGCTGCCTTGCCCCAATACATAAAGACTGCCGCTGCTCTCGCTGAAGTGCCCAATGGCACATTCGTTGCCACCGCTGGAGCCGTCATCTGCCGCCAGCGCCCTGGCACGGCTAAAGGTGTGGTCTTTATCAGTCTCGAAGACGAAACCGGTGTCTCCAATAGCATTGTCTACCCTCAACTCTTCGAAGAGAAACGCATCCTCATTAAATCCGAACCCTTCCTGCTCATTCACGGTGTTATCCAACACGCCGATGGCACGACCCACCTTAAGGCAAAACGCATCCTCCCCCTGAAGGCCGACGACTTACCT